In Bacillota bacterium, one genomic interval encodes:
- a CDS encoding phage holin family protein — protein MRGWLGFVIRLVVSAVVLLLLAAILPGFRVAGFWFALLAAVVIAVLGWVVEAVFGRRVSPQGRGVVGFLVAAVVIYLAQFLVPGMQVSVWGALLASLIIGIVDAFVPTELR, from the coding sequence ATGAGAGGATGGCTTGGTTTTGTCATCCGGCTGGTGGTTTCGGCGGTAGTCCTTCTCCTCCTTGCCGCCATACTCCCTGGCTTCCGTGTCGCCGGGTTCTGGTTCGCCCTGCTGGCAGCGGTGGTAATCGCCGTGCTGGGGTGGGTGGTGGAGGCTGTGTTCGGGCGCCGGGTTTCTCCCCAGGGGCGAGGGGTGGTGGGGTTTCTGGTGGCGGCTGTGGTCATTTACCTCGCTCAGTTCCTCGTGCCAGGGATGCAGGTCAGCGTGTGGGGTGCCCTGCTGGCTTCCCTCATCATCGGTATAGTGGACGCCTTCGTGCCCACCGAGCTCAGGTAG
- a CDS encoding stage II sporulation protein P: protein MRKWRWLAAGYVAVVGILATLLVWPTPPRTVPALASPLPAPPEAPPGLGTMLLTVLSGGRAGLFSLWESPDAPLWKWIIRQVFPAFPGDNIPHDEPGWGEVLLEGLGVLTGLRWHDPLSWLVLRGPTPARAQEAPVPYLAGNPSPGGTLPAVPGGTPQQDLSGAVRGRVLVGLYCTHARESYLPVLAGARHAEEAHTLDASRNMLRVAEELARALSQEHGIGVVLSRRVHDRQGKLGAYVRSQETAQALLREYPDVRFLFDVHRDSPGRDVTAATVQGRPAARIMIVLGSPYQVGPAWARNKALADRVAQIMEERYPGLLRKVLVADARYNQHLSQGALLFEIGGVENTLEEALYSARLLADVLATLIAEQVTPLPTK from the coding sequence TTGAGGAAGTGGCGATGGCTGGCTGCGGGGTACGTGGCCGTGGTGGGCATCCTGGCGACTCTGCTGGTATGGCCCACCCCGCCCCGCACGGTTCCGGCCCTGGCCTCGCCGTTGCCCGCTCCCCCCGAAGCTCCTCCCGGCCTGGGAACCATGCTCCTCACCGTGCTCTCGGGAGGCAGGGCCGGTTTGTTCTCGCTCTGGGAATCCCCGGACGCCCCCCTGTGGAAGTGGATAATCCGGCAGGTCTTTCCCGCGTTTCCGGGGGATAATATCCCCCACGACGAGCCGGGATGGGGCGAGGTCTTGCTCGAGGGGCTGGGGGTCCTGACCGGGCTGCGCTGGCACGATCCCCTGTCCTGGCTGGTGCTTCGCGGTCCAACTCCCGCCCGCGCTCAAGAAGCCCCCGTCCCTTATTTGGCCGGAAACCCGTCTCCCGGCGGTACACTGCCGGCCGTACCGGGCGGGACCCCGCAGCAGGATCTCTCCGGCGCTGTGCGAGGGCGGGTGCTGGTCGGGCTCTACTGCACCCATGCGCGGGAGTCATATCTTCCCGTGCTGGCGGGAGCCCGCCACGCCGAAGAAGCCCATACCCTGGATGCTTCCCGCAACATGCTGCGGGTGGCGGAAGAACTGGCCCGTGCCCTGAGCCAGGAGCACGGGATCGGGGTGGTCCTCTCGCGGCGGGTTCATGACCGCCAGGGCAAGCTGGGGGCGTACGTGCGGTCGCAGGAGACTGCGCAGGCCCTGCTCCGGGAGTACCCCGACGTTCGCTTCCTGTTCGACGTCCACCGGGATTCCCCGGGCCGGGACGTCACCGCCGCCACGGTGCAGGGGCGTCCTGCCGCCCGGATCATGATCGTGCTGGGTTCCCCTTACCAGGTGGGGCCGGCCTGGGCCCGAAACAAGGCCCTGGCCGACCGTGTCGCCCAGATCATGGAAGAACGATACCCGGGGCTCCTGCGCAAGGTGCTGGTCGCCGACGCCCGCTACAACCAGCATCTTTCACAGGGTGCCCTCCTTTTCGAAATCGGGGGAGTGGAAAACACCCTGGAAGAGGCCCTCTACTCTGCTCGCCTCCTGGCGGACGTGCTGGCCACGTTGATCGCGGAGCAGGTCACGCCTCTACCGACCAAGTAG
- a CDS encoding GntR family transcriptional regulator — MGESLDASESPPASLKSHVLSRLREAIVTGKYRPGEVLVAARVAEELGVSRTPVREALQALEAEGLVRSFPNRGVVVEGITPPEVEDIFTIRLALEALAARWAAQNMSEQELAELGEIVDLMEFYTAREDVEQVTRLDTRFHQLIINGSRSRPLKHALGGAIYYVQQARAASLRVPGRLQRALEEHREIYRALTARDGEWAARAISTHIGHARANLLGAQASTGEA, encoded by the coding sequence GTGGGTGAGTCGCTGGACGCCTCGGAAAGCCCCCCTGCTTCCCTGAAAAGCCACGTGCTGAGCCGGTTGCGAGAAGCCATCGTCACCGGTAAGTACCGCCCCGGCGAAGTGCTGGTGGCGGCCCGGGTGGCCGAGGAACTGGGCGTAAGCCGCACCCCGGTCAGGGAAGCCCTGCAAGCCCTCGAGGCCGAGGGGCTGGTGCGCTCCTTCCCCAACCGGGGCGTAGTGGTAGAAGGCATCACGCCGCCGGAAGTCGAGGATATCTTCACCATCAGGTTGGCACTGGAGGCCCTGGCCGCCCGCTGGGCGGCCCAGAACATGAGCGAACAAGAACTGGCGGAGCTGGGCGAGATCGTAGACCTCATGGAGTTCTACACGGCCCGGGAGGACGTGGAGCAGGTCACTCGACTGGATACCAGGTTCCACCAGTTGATCATCAACGGTTCCCGTAGCCGGCCTCTCAAACACGCCCTGGGAGGGGCCATTTACTACGTGCAGCAGGCCCGGGCCGCCTCCCTGCGGGTGCCCGGGCGCCTGCAGAGGGCTCTGGAAGAACATCGCGAGATATACAGGGCCCTGACCGCCCGCGACGGAGAGTGGGCTGCCCGGGCCATCTCCACACACATCGGGCACGCACGCGCCAACCTGCTGGGAGCGCAGGCATCAACCGGCGAGGCCTGA
- the argC gene encoding N-acetyl-gamma-glutamyl-phosphate reductase — protein MPSRVKVAVLGATGYTGVELMRILLGHPCVQVVAATSDSYAGKKLDEVFPHLRPCPVLLLPTSAPTTEAAGEAEVVFICLPHGLAMEKVPDLVRAGKRVIDFGADFRLRDAAAYQQWYGHAHTCPELLGEAVYGIPELRRDEVARARLVANPGCYPTSVILAVAPLASWPGVDWSAVVADCKSGVTGAGRSLSLGTHYPEVNDSLRPYNVGGAHRHVPEIEQELGRLAGCPVWVAFTPHLVPMSRGMLSVVYLRVNPVPSADDLYRAYRERYRGEPFVQVLQPGELPATAHVRGTNRCQIAVTVDRRTGTVVIFSAIDNLGKGAAGQAVQNLNVMMGWAEETGLGAPALFP, from the coding sequence ATGCCTTCTCGCGTGAAGGTGGCGGTCCTGGGGGCAACCGGCTACACCGGGGTGGAACTGATGCGCATCTTGCTGGGACATCCCTGCGTTCAGGTGGTGGCTGCTACCTCGGACTCGTACGCGGGCAAGAAGCTTGACGAAGTCTTCCCTCATTTGCGCCCCTGCCCGGTTCTTCTGCTGCCCACCTCGGCACCCACGACAGAAGCCGCCGGGGAGGCTGAGGTGGTGTTCATTTGCTTACCACACGGGCTGGCCATGGAGAAGGTGCCCGATCTTGTGAGGGCAGGTAAGCGCGTAATCGACTTCGGGGCGGACTTCCGCCTGCGCGACGCCGCGGCTTACCAGCAATGGTACGGGCATGCCCACACCTGTCCCGAGCTTCTGGGCGAGGCAGTGTACGGGATACCGGAACTCCGCCGCGACGAGGTGGCCCGTGCCCGGCTGGTGGCTAACCCGGGCTGTTACCCCACCAGCGTCATCCTGGCCGTGGCACCCCTGGCTTCCTGGCCTGGGGTGGACTGGTCGGCTGTGGTGGCCGATTGCAAGTCGGGAGTCACGGGCGCGGGGAGGAGTCTTTCTCTCGGCACGCACTATCCCGAGGTCAACGATTCGCTGCGTCCGTACAACGTGGGCGGTGCCCACCGGCACGTCCCGGAGATCGAGCAGGAACTGGGCCGCCTGGCGGGGTGCCCGGTGTGGGTGGCGTTCACCCCCCACCTGGTGCCCATGTCCCGGGGGATGCTGTCCGTCGTGTACTTGCGCGTCAACCCGGTGCCTTCCGCAGATGACCTGTACCGGGCGTATCGGGAGCGTTACCGGGGGGAGCCCTTCGTGCAGGTGCTGCAGCCCGGGGAGCTGCCGGCGACTGCCCACGTGCGGGGGACCAACCGGTGCCAGATCGCCGTCACGGTGGACCGGCGCACGGGCACGGTGGTAATCTTCTCGGCCATCGACAACCTGGGCAAGGGCGCGGCCGGTCAGGCGGTGCAGAACCTGAACGTGATGATGGGATGGGCGGAAGAGACGGGCCTGGGGGCCCCCGCCCTGTTCCCGTGA
- the argJ gene encoding bifunctional glutamate N-acetyltransferase/amino-acid acetyltransferase ArgJ: MDRQVASFASTGTDRDSSTVSAGSTEVRWPPGFLAAGVNAGIKKNGKLDLALVASLYPAQAAGVFTRNRVQAAPVVVTREHLRGGLLRGLVCNSGRANACVGERGLADARAMAHEAAMVLSDALGEEVMPQQVAVASTGVIGVPLNVEAVREGIRRAGKVLSPGGFEAAARAIMTTDTRPKVAGVTVTVPRGEVTVAGMAKGSGMIHPDMATMLAFIFTDARASASDLHAVLRQAVDDTFNMLTVDGDTSTNDMVVLMANGASGINPGVVALQDAVTAVCLDLAREIARDGEGASRYLEVEVRGAATMADARRAARAVASSSLVKTAVAGADPNWGRILAALGYSGAFFDPDRVSVHLGPVEVARGGVEVPFDEGEARRALSASEVHIFVDLGAGPHRARAFGCDLTEQYVRINASYRS, translated from the coding sequence ATGGATCGGCAAGTGGCGTCGTTCGCGAGCACGGGCACGGACCGGGATTCTTCCACCGTGTCAGCAGGGAGCACGGAAGTCAGGTGGCCACCCGGTTTCCTGGCTGCCGGCGTGAACGCGGGCATCAAGAAGAACGGCAAGCTCGACCTGGCCCTGGTGGCCAGTCTGTACCCCGCACAGGCGGCCGGGGTGTTCACCCGCAACCGGGTGCAGGCAGCCCCCGTGGTGGTGACCCGGGAGCACCTGCGGGGTGGGTTGTTGCGGGGGCTGGTGTGTAACAGCGGGCGGGCCAACGCCTGCGTGGGAGAGCGGGGCCTGGCGGACGCGCGGGCCATGGCACACGAAGCGGCGATGGTCCTTTCAGATGCTCTGGGCGAGGAAGTAATGCCCCAACAGGTGGCGGTGGCCTCCACGGGGGTGATCGGGGTTCCTCTGAACGTGGAGGCGGTGAGGGAGGGTATCCGCCGGGCAGGGAAAGTGCTTTCCCCCGGGGGATTTGAGGCGGCTGCGCGCGCCATCATGACCACGGATACCCGGCCCAAGGTCGCGGGCGTGACCGTAACCGTTCCCCGGGGAGAGGTCACGGTCGCGGGGATGGCCAAGGGGTCAGGTATGATCCACCCGGACATGGCCACGATGCTGGCCTTCATTTTTACCGATGCTCGCGCCAGTGCTTCCGACCTGCATGCCGTGCTCCGGCAGGCGGTAGACGACACCTTCAACATGCTCACCGTAGACGGGGACACCTCCACCAACGACATGGTGGTGCTTATGGCCAACGGGGCAAGCGGGATAAACCCCGGGGTGGTCGCCCTGCAGGACGCGGTTACCGCTGTATGCCTGGACCTGGCGCGGGAGATCGCCCGGGACGGCGAGGGAGCTTCCCGCTACCTGGAAGTGGAGGTGCGGGGGGCGGCCACCATGGCAGATGCCCGCCGGGCGGCGCGGGCGGTGGCCTCCTCTTCCCTGGTGAAGACGGCGGTGGCGGGGGCCGACCCTAACTGGGGACGCATTCTGGCCGCCCTGGGGTATTCGGGAGCCTTCTTCGACCCGGACCGGGTGTCGGTGCACCTGGGCCCGGTCGAAGTAGCCCGTGGCGGGGTGGAAGTGCCGTTCGATGAGGGGGAAGCCCGTCGTGCCCTGAGCGCATCGGAGGTGCACATCTTCGTGGACCTGGGGGCCGGCCCTCACCGGGCGCGGGCATTCGGTTGTGACCTAACGGAACAGTATGTGCGTATCAATGCCAGCTACCGGAGTTAG
- the argB gene encoding acetylglutamate kinase encodes MRAEEKAAVLLEAMPYVQAFQGKTVVIKYGGHLEQDLGPFAEDVVFLHLVGIRPVVVHGGGREISALMERLGKKPVFVEGLRVTDRETAEIAEMVLSGKVNQEIVAAIAARGGRAVGLSGKDGALIRARKKEGPVDLGFVGEVEEVDPRLVATLLDSGYIPVCAPIALGPNGEAYNLNADTAAAELAVALRAEKLALLTDVPGVLRSRDNPASLVSTLGVEEAEAMLALGQVEGGMIPKLKACLRAVRGGVKSAHIVDGRRPHFLLVEIFTREGAGTMVVPAAAGEQGEEAGAGERDAARAEASGDGAGQEEAEVVDQERRHYWPIFRRQPLVLVRGEGSWVWDIRGRRYLDFVTGLAVCGLGHCHPRVTRAICEQARELVHTSCLYYTVPQVRLARELARLSGLDRVFFANSGAEANEGAIKLARKFGARDGRFHIVTARRSFHGRTLATLAATGQEKYHRGFAPLPPGFSYIPFGDVAALEQAVTPETVAVMVEPVQGEGGIYPASQEFMDALARWQQAGVLLICDEIQCGLGRTGKWFAFQHYGVKPDIVTLAKSLGGGVPIGAVLAREEVAVCLAPGDHGSTFGGNPLACRAALAYLEALQDERVVENAAAMGEYLARGLRDLAARHPAVAEVRALGLMAGLELRVPGAQVVAVCRELGLLVNCTEEVVIRLLPALNVTRAEVDRAVEILDQALAVADAALAGARAGADAAGN; translated from the coding sequence ATGAGGGCGGAAGAAAAGGCGGCGGTACTCCTGGAAGCCATGCCCTACGTGCAGGCGTTCCAGGGGAAGACGGTGGTCATCAAGTACGGAGGACACCTCGAGCAGGACCTGGGGCCATTTGCCGAGGACGTGGTTTTCCTGCACCTCGTGGGGATCCGGCCCGTGGTGGTGCACGGAGGCGGACGGGAGATCTCCGCCCTGATGGAGCGGCTGGGGAAGAAGCCCGTGTTCGTGGAGGGACTGCGGGTGACGGACCGGGAGACGGCGGAGATAGCGGAGATGGTCCTGTCCGGTAAGGTCAATCAGGAGATCGTGGCCGCCATCGCTGCCCGCGGCGGGCGAGCGGTAGGGTTGAGCGGCAAAGACGGTGCCCTGATCAGGGCCCGCAAGAAAGAGGGCCCCGTTGACCTGGGATTCGTGGGGGAGGTGGAGGAGGTGGATCCGCGCCTGGTGGCCACCCTCCTGGACAGCGGGTACATCCCCGTCTGTGCCCCCATCGCCCTGGGACCGAACGGAGAGGCGTACAATCTCAACGCCGATACGGCGGCAGCGGAACTGGCGGTGGCCCTGCGGGCCGAAAAGCTGGCCCTCCTCACCGACGTGCCCGGTGTGCTCCGGAGCCGTGACAACCCGGCCTCGCTGGTCTCCACCCTGGGGGTAGAGGAAGCCGAAGCCATGCTCGCCCTCGGGCAGGTGGAGGGGGGCATGATCCCCAAGCTGAAGGCCTGCCTGAGAGCCGTGCGCGGGGGGGTGAAGTCGGCCCACATCGTGGACGGGCGGCGCCCCCACTTCCTCCTGGTGGAGATCTTCACCCGCGAAGGGGCCGGGACCATGGTGGTGCCTGCCGCCGCGGGTGAGCAAGGGGAGGAGGCTGGCGCTGGGGAGCGTGACGCTGCACGGGCGGAGGCCAGCGGGGATGGGGCCGGGCAGGAAGAGGCAGAGGTGGTTGACCAGGAGCGGCGTCACTACTGGCCGATTTTCCGCCGCCAGCCCCTGGTGCTGGTGCGGGGGGAAGGCTCCTGGGTCTGGGACATCCGGGGCCGCCGCTACCTGGATTTCGTCACCGGCCTGGCCGTGTGCGGCCTGGGGCACTGTCACCCCCGGGTGACACGGGCCATCTGCGAGCAGGCGAGGGAGCTGGTCCACACGTCATGCCTGTATTACACCGTACCCCAGGTTCGGCTGGCGCGGGAACTGGCCCGGTTGAGCGGCCTGGACCGCGTGTTCTTCGCCAATTCGGGAGCCGAGGCTAACGAAGGGGCAATCAAGCTGGCCCGCAAGTTCGGGGCGCGGGACGGGCGCTTTCACATCGTCACCGCCCGCCGGTCCTTCCACGGGCGCACTCTGGCCACCCTGGCCGCCACCGGACAGGAGAAGTATCACCGGGGCTTCGCGCCCCTACCTCCGGGTTTCAGTTACATCCCCTTTGGCGACGTGGCCGCCCTGGAGCAGGCCGTTACCCCCGAGACTGTGGCAGTGATGGTGGAACCGGTACAGGGGGAAGGGGGCATCTACCCTGCCTCGCAGGAATTCATGGATGCTTTGGCCAGGTGGCAGCAGGCGGGCGTACTCCTCATCTGTGACGAGATCCAGTGCGGCCTCGGTCGCACGGGAAAGTGGTTTGCCTTCCAGCACTACGGCGTCAAGCCGGACATCGTCACCCTAGCCAAGTCCCTGGGGGGAGGCGTGCCCATCGGGGCAGTGCTGGCCCGCGAAGAGGTGGCAGTGTGCCTGGCTCCCGGCGATCACGGCTCCACCTTCGGTGGTAATCCCCTGGCCTGTCGGGCGGCCCTGGCTTATCTGGAAGCATTGCAGGACGAGAGGGTGGTGGAAAACGCCGCCGCCATGGGTGAGTACCTGGCGAGGGGGCTCCGGGATCTGGCCGCGCGCCACCCGGCGGTGGCCGAGGTACGGGCACTGGGCCTGATGGCGGGGCTCGAGTTGCGCGTACCAGGTGCGCAGGTGGTGGCGGTTTGCCGCGAACTGGGGCTGCTGGTCAACTGCACGGAAGAGGTGGTGATCCGCCTGCTGCCGGCCCTCAACGTGACCAGGGCCGAGGTGGATCGGGCGGTGGAGATCCTGGATCAGGCCCTGGCGGTGGCCGATGCCGCGCTCGCAGGGGCGCGGGCGGGAGCCGACGCCGCCGGCAACTGA
- a CDS encoding argininosuccinate synthase: protein MDKVVLAYSGGLDTSVAIHWLKEKYGMEVVALIADLGEGRDLEALVRKALQVGAVSCRAVDAREQFVREFVFPALRAHAVYEGVYPLSAGLSRPLIARLLVETAHAEGAKAVAHGCTGKGNDQVRFDVSIAALDPTLKVIAPVREWSWSREEEIDYARAHGIPVPVEKRNPFSIDQNLWGRSIECGVLEDPWVEPPPEAFAWTRDVADTPSAPCYLQIEFVEGVPVALDGEPLDPVDLLVRLNRLAGEHGVGRIDHVENRLVGIKSREVYEAPAATVLLAAHRALEALCLPRETAHFKVLVEQKYSELVYYGLWYSPLRAALDAFVASTQQYVTGTVRVKLHRGTCQVVGRRSPYSLYDYGLATYDAADTFRHDSAVGFIDIWGLPTRVSARVQGVPGMRYARSAAGEPAAAASGGCEESLASLSTGVSAAVGGGCQA, encoded by the coding sequence ATGGATAAGGTGGTGCTGGCGTATTCGGGTGGCCTGGATACCTCGGTGGCCATCCACTGGTTGAAGGAAAAGTACGGCATGGAAGTGGTGGCGCTCATCGCCGACCTGGGCGAAGGGCGAGATCTGGAGGCTCTGGTCCGTAAGGCGCTCCAGGTGGGGGCGGTGTCCTGCCGGGCCGTGGATGCCCGTGAACAGTTCGTGCGCGAATTTGTGTTCCCCGCCCTGCGGGCCCACGCCGTCTACGAGGGCGTGTACCCCCTCTCGGCGGGGTTGTCCCGGCCTCTCATCGCCCGGCTGTTGGTGGAGACCGCTCACGCCGAGGGGGCCAAGGCGGTGGCCCACGGCTGCACGGGTAAGGGGAATGATCAGGTCAGGTTCGACGTGTCCATAGCGGCGCTGGATCCCACCTTGAAGGTGATCGCTCCCGTGCGGGAGTGGAGCTGGTCCCGGGAAGAAGAGATCGACTACGCCCGTGCTCACGGCATTCCCGTGCCCGTGGAGAAGCGCAACCCGTTCTCCATCGACCAGAACCTGTGGGGGCGCAGCATCGAGTGCGGGGTGCTGGAGGATCCCTGGGTGGAGCCTCCCCCCGAGGCATTTGCCTGGACGCGGGATGTGGCCGACACCCCTTCTGCGCCCTGCTACCTGCAGATCGAGTTCGTCGAGGGGGTGCCGGTGGCCCTGGACGGGGAACCCCTGGATCCCGTCGACCTGCTCGTGCGTCTGAACCGCCTGGCGGGCGAGCACGGGGTGGGGCGGATCGACCACGTGGAGAACCGGCTGGTGGGTATCAAGTCCCGCGAGGTGTACGAAGCCCCCGCGGCCACGGTGCTGCTGGCGGCGCACCGCGCCCTGGAGGCCCTGTGCCTTCCCCGCGAGACCGCCCATTTCAAGGTGCTGGTGGAACAAAAGTACTCGGAGCTTGTGTACTACGGGCTCTGGTACTCGCCCTTGCGTGCGGCCCTGGACGCCTTCGTGGCCTCCACCCAGCAGTACGTGACCGGTACGGTGCGGGTGAAGCTGCACCGTGGCACCTGCCAGGTGGTGGGGCGGCGGTCTCCGTATTCCCTGTACGACTACGGCCTGGCAACTTACGATGCGGCCGACACCTTCCGGCACGACTCGGCGGTGGGATTCATCGACATCTGGGGCTTGCCCACCCGGGTGTCCGCCCGTGTGCAGGGAGTTCCCGGAATGCGCTATGCCCGGTCGGCCGCCGGGGAGCCCGCCGCGGCGGCGTCGGGAGGCTGCGAGGAGTCACTGGCCTCCCTGTCCACGGGAGTTTCGGCAGCGGTGGGCGGAGGGTGTCAAGCGTGA
- the argH gene encoding argininosuccinate lyase: MRLWGGRFQRDPRQEVLAYTSSLPYDRRLARQDVEGSRAHVRMLGARGILSPQEVERLLSGLDMVARELEEGTFPFRPELEDIHTCVEARLGELVGEVAGKLHTARSRNDQVALDMHMYLREQVAELDRAVGRLQENILDLAEKHQDLIMPGYTHLQRAQPVLFAHHLLAYFFMLQRDRERLAFCSRQLDRMPLGAAALAGTGFPIDPEQVARELGFSRLYDNSMDAVSDRDHVVEVLSACALIMVHLGRLAEELVLWSSREFGFLELDDSYATGSSIMPQKKNPDVAELVRGRVGRVVGHLVGFLMVLKGLPLAYCRDLQEDKEALFGALDTTISSLQVMAGMIATARPQPEAMARACRGGLLTATDLADYLVQKGMPFRQAHRLVGQIVLRCLEQGKELWELSPEEYRSFSPLFGDDVREVVTPEASVRARRSPGGTAPESVKAQLKKARALAGSSHSGVV, from the coding sequence GTGAGGCTGTGGGGGGGCCGTTTCCAGCGGGACCCGCGGCAGGAGGTGCTGGCCTACACCTCGTCCCTGCCTTACGACCGGCGTCTGGCCCGCCAGGACGTGGAGGGCAGCCGGGCCCATGTGCGCATGCTGGGAGCTCGCGGTATCCTGAGCCCCCAGGAAGTCGAGCGGCTGCTGAGCGGTCTGGATATGGTGGCAAGGGAACTGGAAGAAGGCACCTTCCCCTTCCGGCCCGAACTGGAAGACATCCATACCTGCGTGGAAGCGCGCCTGGGGGAACTGGTGGGGGAGGTGGCGGGGAAGCTGCATACAGCCCGCAGCCGCAACGACCAGGTGGCCCTGGACATGCACATGTATCTGCGGGAACAGGTGGCTGAACTGGACCGGGCAGTAGGCCGGCTGCAGGAGAATATCCTGGATCTGGCGGAGAAGCATCAGGACCTGATCATGCCCGGGTATACCCACCTGCAGCGCGCCCAGCCGGTGCTTTTCGCTCATCACCTGCTGGCCTACTTCTTTATGCTGCAGCGAGACCGGGAGCGCCTGGCATTTTGCTCCCGCCAGCTTGACCGCATGCCCCTGGGGGCCGCGGCCCTGGCGGGTACCGGTTTCCCCATCGACCCCGAACAGGTGGCCAGAGAACTGGGATTCTCCCGGCTCTATGACAATTCTATGGACGCCGTGTCCGACCGCGACCACGTGGTGGAAGTGCTCTCGGCCTGTGCCCTCATCATGGTGCACCTGGGGCGCCTGGCCGAAGAACTGGTGCTGTGGAGCAGCCGGGAGTTCGGCTTCCTGGAACTGGACGACAGCTATGCCACCGGTTCCAGCATCATGCCTCAGAAGAAGAATCCCGACGTGGCCGAGCTCGTGAGGGGCCGGGTGGGGCGGGTGGTGGGTCACCTGGTGGGGTTCCTGATGGTGCTGAAGGGCCTTCCCCTGGCCTATTGCCGGGACCTGCAGGAGGACAAGGAGGCCCTTTTCGGGGCCCTGGACACCACCATCTCGTCCCTGCAGGTGATGGCCGGTATGATCGCCACCGCCCGTCCCCAACCGGAGGCCATGGCGCGCGCCTGCCGGGGCGGGCTCCTCACCGCTACCGACCTGGCCGACTACCTGGTGCAAAAGGGGATGCCATTCCGCCAGGCCCACCGGCTGGTAGGTCAGATAGTTCTCCGCTGCCTCGAGCAGGGCAAGGAGTTGTGGGAACTGAGCCCCGAAGAGTACCGGAGTTTCTCTCCCCTTTTTGGCGACGACGTGCGGGAGGTGGTGACGCCCGAAGCCAGCGTACGTGCCAGGCGTTCCCCCGGGGGAACTGCTCCCGAGAGTGTGAAGGCCCAGTTGAAAAAAGCGCGGGCGTTGGCAGGAAGTTCCCATTCCGGGGTGGTATAA
- a CDS encoding tetratricopeptide repeat protein gives MTSVPREPGSGPDPASRQALEQIVQRSREALARDPRDLAARRDLGSALYQLGQVEMATAELQQVLARDPRDAGARYLLALCLAEQGKLDEAASHLRQVVKSRPRHALAHYFLGRILGLQGKLPEAEAEVRLAVDVEPHPRMISYLAELYLALGDLGRASACWRKVVEMDPEDQHARRNLVATYLDRGMYDRAIEEGNRALVAGASHPTLFYNLGLAYLRRGDVEQSIDHLEKAHSLDPAHVPTLIGLGEAYAAAGRLPEAGQAWQKALDRDPGNPLALYDLGVAALHGGQPEEAVSYWRQALSSQERFVPARRALANFLVHQGRAGEGIALWEEAVRAEPRNVEARAYLAQVLLLAGDYPRARQVAREAADLDPGDVRAAVIEFLASFRQGDELGMVRALRRAARIRGFVPRAVAACRDLLDREELQGLAERLRDSTAARVLSLLLDELTQAS, from the coding sequence GTGACATCAGTCCCCCGCGAACCCGGCAGCGGGCCCGACCCCGCCTCCCGGCAGGCCCTGGAGCAAATCGTGCAGCGGAGCCGGGAGGCCCTGGCCCGCGATCCCCGCGACCTGGCGGCCCGGCGGGACCTGGGCTCGGCCCTGTATCAACTGGGACAGGTGGAAATGGCGACCGCCGAGCTCCAGCAGGTGCTGGCGCGGGACCCGCGGGACGCGGGGGCCCGTTACCTGCTTGCGCTCTGTCTGGCGGAACAGGGGAAGCTGGACGAGGCTGCCTCCCACCTGCGTCAGGTGGTGAAGTCCCGGCCCCGGCACGCACTGGCCCATTATTTCCTGGGGCGCATCCTGGGGTTGCAGGGGAAACTGCCCGAAGCCGAGGCTGAGGTTCGCCTGGCGGTAGACGTCGAACCCCACCCGCGCATGATCTCGTACCTGGCGGAACTGTACCTGGCCCTGGGCGATTTGGGCCGGGCCAGCGCCTGCTGGCGCAAGGTGGTGGAGATGGACCCCGAAGACCAGCATGCCAGGCGCAACCTGGTGGCGACATATCTGGACCGGGGCATGTACGACCGGGCCATCGAGGAAGGGAACCGGGCGCTGGTGGCGGGGGCTTCCCATCCCACCCTTTTCTATAACCTGGGGCTGGCCTACCTGCGCCGGGGGGATGTGGAGCAGAGCATCGACCACCTGGAAAAAGCCCACTCCCTGGACCCCGCTCACGTGCCCACGTTGATCGGGCTGGGGGAGGCATATGCCGCCGCCGGCCGGCTGCCCGAGGCGGGGCAGGCGTGGCAAAAGGCACTGGACCGGGATCCCGGCAACCCCCTGGCCCTGTACGACCTGGGGGTGGCGGCCCTGCACGGCGGCCAGCCCGAAGAGGCCGTTTCTTACTGGCGGCAGGCTCTTAGCAGCCAGGAGCGCTTTGTGCCCGCCCGGAGGGCGCTGGCCAATTTCCTGGTCCACCAGGGACGTGCCGGGGAAGGCATCGCCCTGTGGGAAGAAGCGGTTCGGGCAGAGCCCCGCAATGTGGAAGCCCGGGCCTACCTGGCCCAGGTGCTGCTGCTGGCGGGGGACTACCCCCGTGCTCGCCAGGTGGCCCGGGAGGCGGCGGATCTTGACCCCGGAGACGTGCGGGCTGCCGTGATCGAGTTCCTGGCCTCTTTCCGCCAGGGGGATGAACTGGGGATGGTGCGTGCCCTGCGCCGGGCTGCCCGCATCCGCGGTTTTGTCCCCCGAGCGGTGGCCGCTTGCCGGGATCTCCTCGACAGAGAAGAGTTGCAGGGTTTAGCCGAGCGCTTGCGCGACAGTACCGCCGCTCGCGTGCTGTCCCTGCTCCTTGACGAACTGACCCAGGCCTCGTAA